In Agrobacterium tumefaciens, a single genomic region encodes these proteins:
- a CDS encoding phage portal protein, whose translation MGEKTMTEKMRVRVKAGSVSVPAGNPSQHRSRSAYLRDTQSGVIKARPASLREHRDEIRRVWVRAAGLAMDMLQNSGRLRGAADQILADTVGVELQLNPRPDLSRFGYSAAEAVEWTRVVKARWKIYAWNPLECDFRGKLTNPQQTDVGLRNWLAFGESVGVVSYLPQRERLPGTRTGTKFLLLSPSRLVQDTNEFEGLYQGVVHDAYGRPTHYRFEEKRAGITQKVDFVARDAEGRQLVMHAFDPFGADDVRGLSPLAPTFRKYLMAENTDDATAQIRFLQTIYSAVLKSDRPSAEAFEALESMKESGAEGVDEIASDFVHYFKAQLDRAAESELRIGAGAGVSHLAPGEDLEFKSITAPGADFPDFMASLHRETARALGISYGGYTLDYTKATYASTNMENSALWPIAQRRTDRIASPHVLVPYASWLDEQIGEGLIEFKGGYEAFSANRDAVLWAVCQGPSKPTADDLKRANAASERIANGTGMLERECAENGDDPEEVFESRVLWHNRYISAGLPSPFERGYGGKPSSSEDEQKETVTA comes from the coding sequence GTGGGCGAAAAGACGATGACGGAAAAGATGCGGGTGCGGGTTAAGGCTGGCAGTGTTTCTGTTCCTGCCGGAAATCCGTCCCAGCATCGGAGCCGGTCTGCATATCTTCGGGATACGCAGTCCGGCGTCATCAAGGCGCGTCCCGCGTCACTGCGGGAACATCGCGATGAAATCCGCCGGGTCTGGGTTCGCGCGGCCGGTCTCGCCATGGACATGCTGCAAAACTCTGGTCGGCTGCGCGGCGCCGCCGACCAGATCCTTGCTGATACCGTTGGTGTGGAGCTTCAGTTGAATCCTCGACCGGATCTCTCTCGGTTCGGTTATTCGGCGGCTGAAGCTGTCGAATGGACACGGGTCGTCAAAGCGCGGTGGAAAATCTATGCGTGGAACCCTCTGGAGTGCGATTTCCGCGGCAAGCTGACCAATCCGCAACAGACAGACGTTGGCCTAAGAAACTGGTTGGCATTCGGTGAGAGTGTTGGGGTTGTCTCCTATCTTCCGCAGCGGGAGAGATTGCCGGGAACCAGGACAGGGACGAAATTCCTTCTTCTGTCGCCGTCGCGGCTGGTGCAGGACACGAACGAGTTTGAAGGGCTCTATCAGGGTGTTGTCCATGATGCGTATGGACGGCCAACGCATTATCGCTTTGAGGAAAAGCGGGCGGGGATAACCCAAAAGGTCGACTTTGTTGCTCGCGATGCTGAAGGCCGCCAGCTGGTCATGCATGCCTTTGATCCATTCGGGGCAGATGACGTTCGCGGGCTATCACCGTTGGCGCCAACGTTTCGCAAGTATCTAATGGCGGAAAACACAGATGACGCTACGGCCCAGATCCGGTTTCTCCAGACGATCTATTCTGCGGTTCTGAAAAGTGACCGGCCGAGTGCCGAGGCTTTCGAAGCGCTGGAGAGCATGAAGGAAAGTGGCGCAGAAGGAGTTGATGAGATTGCGTCGGATTTTGTGCACTACTTCAAAGCTCAGCTGGATCGCGCTGCTGAATCGGAATTGAGGATTGGCGCCGGCGCCGGTGTTTCGCATCTTGCTCCCGGAGAAGACCTGGAGTTCAAGTCGATTACGGCCCCCGGGGCTGATTTCCCGGACTTCATGGCGTCGTTGCATCGCGAGACGGCAAGAGCGCTCGGTATATCCTACGGCGGGTACACGCTGGACTATACCAAAGCGACTTACGCCAGCACGAACATGGAAAACTCTGCGCTCTGGCCGATTGCACAGCGCCGGACTGACCGCATCGCGTCGCCGCACGTCCTTGTGCCTTACGCCAGTTGGCTTGATGAGCAGATCGGCGAAGGACTAATCGAGTTCAAGGGTGGCTACGAGGCTTTCAGTGCCAATCGCGACGCTGTCCTTTGGGCGGTCTGTCAAGGACCTTCAAAGCCTACCGCAGATGATCTGAAGCGTGCGAACGCGGCAAGTGAGCGCATCGCCAACGGTACCGGCATGCTGGAGCGTGAGTGTGCCGAGAACGGGGACGATCCGGAAGAAGTCTTCGAAAGCCGAGTTCTCTGGCATAATCGCTACATATCAGCCGGTCTGCCTTCACCTTTCGAACGGGGGTACGGCGGAAAACCATCATCGAGCGAAGACGAGCAGAAAGAAACGGTGACCGCATGA
- a CDS encoding head maturation protease, ClpP-related yields MAVLVNGELVLYGFVGDNYWDMGFTAREVIEALAEVGREADITVRLNSGGGYTDDGVSIFNALKTHKGKVTVIVDAVAFSSASLIAMAGEERIMRKGAMMMIHDPSGGVWGTAQDMESYTKFLQKQAESMAGIYADVTGEDADDIREEMKAELWLTAEEAVERGFATSVADTKSKAVAAHDYRVYSQAPERLVAMATKKNWSHDEARPKAMASATAPNRQPEKDPEMTEKPKADDKAADIEAAKAEAGKVAVAAYQTRRKNVMALEEAKGREALAETLIDTGLTEDAIKGALAAAPKAVAAQPGGKPQASAYEQQRVAAANLAQPDGGKSTDADTRAVMRASVDRLNKRR; encoded by the coding sequence ATGGCCGTTCTCGTTAATGGCGAACTCGTCTTGTACGGGTTTGTTGGCGATAACTATTGGGACATGGGCTTTACAGCCCGTGAAGTCATAGAAGCTTTGGCGGAGGTTGGGCGGGAAGCCGATATCACCGTCCGGCTCAACTCAGGTGGTGGATATACCGACGACGGTGTCTCCATCTTTAACGCCCTGAAAACCCACAAGGGCAAAGTCACCGTTATTGTCGACGCGGTTGCCTTCTCCAGCGCATCTTTGATCGCCATGGCCGGTGAGGAACGCATCATGCGCAAGGGTGCAATGATGATGATCCACGATCCATCCGGCGGTGTCTGGGGCACCGCGCAGGATATGGAGAGTTACACCAAGTTTCTTCAAAAGCAGGCCGAAAGCATGGCCGGCATCTATGCCGACGTTACCGGCGAAGATGCTGATGACATTCGCGAGGAAATGAAAGCCGAGCTTTGGTTGACCGCCGAAGAGGCTGTCGAGCGTGGCTTCGCAACTTCCGTCGCCGATACAAAGAGTAAGGCCGTAGCAGCCCACGATTACCGCGTGTACTCGCAGGCGCCAGAACGGCTTGTTGCCATGGCAACCAAGAAAAACTGGTCTCACGATGAGGCCAGACCAAAGGCCATGGCGTCCGCCACGGCACCCAACCGTCAACCCGAAAAGGATCCTGAAATGACGGAAAAGCCCAAGGCGGACGATAAAGCCGCCGATATCGAAGCCGCCAAGGCTGAGGCCGGTAAAGTTGCTGTCGCGGCCTATCAGACGCGCCGCAAGAATGTGATGGCGCTGGAAGAAGCGAAGGGCCGTGAAGCACTTGCTGAAACCCTGATCGACACAGGCCTGACCGAAGACGCGATCAAGGGTGCACTCGCTGCGGCTCCGAAAGCCGTCGCTGCGCAGCCCGGTGGCAAGCCGCAGGCCTCCGCCTATGAGCAGCAGCGCGTAGCAGCTGCAAATCTCGCCCAGCCCGATGGCGGTAAATCGACCGACGCGGACACCCGTGCAGTCATGCGCGCATCGGTCGATCGTCTCAACAAGCGCCGGTAA
- a CDS encoding head decoration protein, with product MVVLTENLRRTAHYIVSEANGFRSRETGIIASGSGKVEPGAVLGRITASKKLVPIAPAAADGSQNAAAILFEGCDAAAADVRRTITARDTEVQAAVLVWPAGTTDAQKTAALAQLAALGIAAR from the coding sequence ATGGTTGTTCTTACGGAAAACCTGCGCCGCACGGCGCACTACATCGTCTCGGAGGCCAACGGCTTCCGGTCTCGCGAAACTGGCATTATCGCTTCAGGGAGCGGCAAAGTCGAACCTGGTGCTGTTCTGGGTCGCATTACCGCCTCCAAAAAGCTTGTGCCTATCGCACCTGCTGCCGCTGACGGCTCTCAAAACGCCGCCGCTATCCTGTTCGAGGGGTGCGATGCGGCCGCGGCGGATGTTCGCCGCACGATAACCGCACGCGACACCGAGGTACAGGCCGCCGTTCTGGTCTGGCCTGCCGGCACCACAGACGCCCAGAAAACCGCCGCGCTCGCCCAGCTTGCCGCGCTCGGCATCGCAGCCCGATAA
- a CDS encoding major capsid protein, with amino-acid sequence MALVADIFGQNAWGVIEVQEEIVERVDFKPQLLGSLNLFSSIYSRSRMIGIVDRNGAMTLIPTSPNGAPPEELIPKGAKVRTMEAVRLAKGSTVYAIELAGVAALPFEDQTKEVVDEITDRTGQIKDDLELTWEHMRFGAIQGKVLDADGTTVLVDWYNFWGIAEPAEIDFELDDPATDVRKKCRDVKREMQKNAKGVWTPNTKVGSLVGDTFFDSLVNHPSIKETKLGTDRAPTLENIEGYSSIEIEGIVFINYQGTDDETTIAVGTDKARFFPIGARGAFQVGWAPASEFKPYLNKRGQEFYGLLLSDVSGRDEWDRIEIYSYPLFICTRPEMLLRAKAF; translated from the coding sequence ATGGCACTTGTTGCAGATATTTTTGGCCAGAACGCATGGGGCGTTATCGAGGTACAGGAAGAGATCGTCGAGCGGGTCGATTTCAAGCCCCAGCTTCTCGGCAGCCTCAACCTCTTTTCCTCGATCTATTCACGCTCGCGCATGATTGGCATCGTCGATCGGAACGGGGCCATGACCCTGATCCCGACCTCGCCGAACGGTGCCCCTCCGGAAGAACTCATTCCTAAGGGCGCAAAGGTTCGAACAATGGAGGCAGTTCGCCTGGCAAAGGGATCGACCGTGTATGCGATCGAACTCGCCGGCGTTGCGGCCCTGCCGTTCGAAGACCAGACCAAGGAGGTGGTAGACGAAATCACCGACCGCACAGGCCAGATCAAGGATGATCTTGAACTGACGTGGGAACATATGCGTTTCGGCGCTATTCAGGGTAAGGTTCTCGATGCCGACGGTACAACGGTTCTTGTCGACTGGTACAATTTCTGGGGCATTGCCGAGCCTGCGGAGATCGACTTCGAGCTCGATGATCCCGCGACCGACGTTCGCAAAAAGTGCCGCGACGTCAAACGCGAGATGCAGAAAAACGCCAAAGGCGTCTGGACCCCGAACACCAAAGTCGGCTCGCTTGTCGGCGATACCTTCTTCGATTCTCTGGTCAACCACCCGAGCATCAAGGAAACGAAGCTCGGTACCGATCGTGCTCCGACCCTGGAGAATATTGAAGGTTATTCGTCGATCGAGATCGAGGGGATCGTCTTCATCAATTACCAGGGCACGGATGATGAAACCACGATCGCCGTTGGTACCGACAAGGCCCGGTTTTTCCCCATCGGTGCACGCGGCGCGTTTCAGGTTGGCTGGGCGCCCGCAAGCGAGTTCAAACCTTATTTGAACAAGCGCGGCCAGGAGTTCTATGGGCTCTTGCTTTCGGATGTCTCTGGCCGTGACGAATGGGACCGCATCGAGATTTACAGTTACCCGCTGTTTATATGCACGCGTCCCGAAATGCTACTGCGCGCGAAAGCCTTCTGA
- a CDS encoding Rho termination factor N-terminal domain-containing protein, whose product MPQKVVTEAGFYAGKFLKPGQSYDGDEGDESSVDLNTLTKDELIAEASRLGITVSSSSTKADIVAAIAAGNHG is encoded by the coding sequence ATGCCGCAAAAAGTGGTTACAGAAGCCGGGTTCTATGCAGGCAAATTCCTGAAACCCGGTCAGTCTTACGATGGTGACGAGGGCGACGAGAGTTCTGTTGACCTCAACACGTTGACGAAGGACGAATTGATCGCCGAGGCGTCCCGCCTCGGCATTACCGTCTCTTCGAGCAGCACGAAGGCCGACATCGTCGCGGCCATTGCGGCTGGCAACCATGGTTGA